The window GGCTCCAGCAGGGTGGCCGGCAGCCGGTGCCGGATCAACAGGTGCCCGGTGAACGCCCGGAACATCCGGCGGAACACCGCCTGGTCGCTGACGTGCACCAACGACGCGAACCAGGGCAGATTGCGCGGACGATCGTGCCGGAACACCACATGACAGACCCCGGACCGGTCGGCCAGCACCACGTGCCGGGCGGCCAACGCCTCCCGGTGATCCAGATAGAGCTGCAGGTCGTCGCCCGCGAGCAGGTCCTCGATGCGGCGCGGATCCGACGTGACCAGCCGCCCGGGCGACGGCGGACACGGCAGATTGGGTACGGCCACCAGCTCACTGTCCAGATGACGGAACCCGAGCCGCTCGTTCATCGCGATGACGCTGCCGCTCGGCGTCAGATCGGTGAAGTGATAACCCTCCTGTCGCAGCAGGGCTCGCAGCAGTTTCACACTCAGCAGCCGGTATTGCGGAAGCACACACCAGCCGCCCAGATTGCAGAACCGCTGCCGTGTCCCGCCGACCGTGCGCTCGGCGTAGAAGGCCAGGTAGACACCGACGACCACACCCGCCGCCAGAAGCATGAAACCGTGGTTCGGGGCGGCCGCCTTCCACGGCGGAGTGAGCGCACGGGCCCACACGTCGACACCGAGGCGGGAGTTCAGATGGGCGTTCAGGAATTGAGCGACCCGGGACACGTCGGTGGACGTGATCGGCAGGACCTGGACGTTCATCGAACCAGGATCCCAGCCGTCCCGGGTGCGCTCACAGTCGCAGAAGTCATGTCATAGATGAGAACCAATCACAATCCGGCCGCCCAGTTCAGCAGTTCGGTGCGGGCCGCGGTCAGGGTGGCGGCCGGCACCGAGGCCACGTCGGAGGCGTTCACCACCAGCGCCACGTGCACCTTCCCGGCCGCCGACCCGGTCGCGTCCAGCAGCAACCGCCGGGCGGTCGTGGCCCCGACCTCGGTGGTCACCGCGACCGGTCCGGTCGCCGGCACCCCGGAGACCACCCCCAGATCGGACACCACGACGGTACGGGCGGACGGGAACGACCCGGGCAGGTGCACCTCGGTCGGCGCACCGAGTGGGGCGGCCGGCTCCCGCCAGACCAGCACGCCGTACTGCCGGCCGGCGACCAGCCCGGCGATCGCCGGCAGCCGGGACGGGACGGTCAGCCACGCCTGCTGTCGGCCCGCACCGGCGAAACCGTCCCGGGCCAGATCCTCGTAGGCGAATCCGATCGTCGTCCCGGACACCGCGCTCGGGAACAGCCGGTCCAGCACCCGGCGGTCCAGTCGCAGCGCCCCGTTCGCGATCACCGAGTGGTCCTCGCCGTTCCAGGCGTCCCCGGCGGTCTGCACCTTGTCCGGGTTGAAGTTCATCAGCTCGTTGTGCCGGCCGTTGTAGACGTCCCAGTGCCACTGGGTCGACGACAGCACCTGGCCGGAGTTCGCCGCGCTGTTCCAGTACGAGCCACCGGACACCCGCGAGTCCAGGCTCTGATACATCGAACGGACCATCCACGGCGTACGGGAGCTGCTGCTCGTGCCGGACATGGCGTTGCCGAACTCGGAGACGAAAGCGGTGGTGCCGAGTGCGGTGGCCCGGTCCCGGATCCGGTTCATCGCCGAGTTGTACGTGCCGTCCCCGGCCGCCGACGGGTCCAGGGTCATCCGGCCGCCGTCGTAGTAGTGGCTGTTGAACACGTACCGCGAGCCCAGCCGGCCGGCCGTACCGAGACCGCCCTGCTCGAAGAACCCGGTGTTCCAGAAGACCAGCGGCTCGGCGTAGAGCGGGAGCGACGACCAGCCGGTCGCGTCCATCACGGCCCGGAACCGCTGGTAGAACGGCAGCAGATAGGTGGTCTCCCAGGTGGTCCCGGAGGCGCCGTCCAGCCCGCCGTCGAACGGCTCGTTGAACGGGTCGACGCCCAGCATCATGCTGTAGTCGACGCGGGACCGCAGGTGGGTGAGGGCGGCGCGGGCCTGCGTCAGGTAGGCGTCCTGCACGCCGTACCGGTTGCGCCAGAAGTCGTACATCGCGGCCCGCACCGCGCCGTTGTTCATCATGTTCTGCCCCCACAGCAGGCAGATGCCGCACGACTCGTCGGGATAGGTCCCGGCCTCGATCACCCACTTGGGCGCGCCGTCGCCGGTGTACCAGCTGTCCGGGTCGAACAGGTGCGACGAGTAGAGGTCCTGGTGCCAGTCGAGCAGCACCCGGATGCCCCGGTCGGTGAACTGGCGGATCTGATCGGCGGCCCGGTCCAGGTAGGCGGTGTCGATCCGGTCCCGGGCCGGCTGCACGCCCTCCCAGCTGATCAGGAAGCGGATCGCGTTGGCGCCGGTGAGTTCGCGCATCTGGGCCGCGGCGGTCGCGGCGTCGGCGGTGCTGCGGAAGGGGAGGAGTCCGTTCTCGTACAGCTTGGTGCTGCCCGAGACGTTGAAGCCGCGCAGGACGATCTCGCGACCATGGGCGTCGGTCGGTACCGCGGCGACGGCCGGCTGAGCCGGCGCCACGATACCCGCTATCACCAGCAGAAGTGCCAGGAAGAAGGCCCGCATGTATTGACGGTAATCACTTGTTCACAATCTGCAACCCGCTATGCCGGGCGCTGCGTATACAGACAGCCCGCCGATTTCCCCAGCTTGCGCAGCCCGGTCAGGTCACCGGCACCCCACACGGCCTTCTTCGCGGTGATCGTGTGGTACATGATCTGGTTCTGGTCGTTCTGCTCCGGATGGGCCAGGCCGATCGCGTGTCCGATCTCGTGCATCAGCACCGCGCCCGTCGTGCCATGGCCGGACGCCCCGAACCCACGGTCCAGCGACTTGACCGACGAGGCGTTCAGCACCACCGCGCCGGTCAGCATCATCAGCGCGTCCGAGCCGTCCGCCGCGTACGCGGTCTGCCACGAACCGCCGCCCATGCCCAGCACCCGGGTCCCCGACGGCAGCCACTTGCTGTGCTTACCCGGCGTCGCCCAGGCGATCACGATCTCGGTGCCCGCCGGGTAGGCGCCCTTGTAGCCGGACTTCGCCTGCGGGATCACATCGGTCGTCCCGGCATAGCGGAACGTCAGGCCGGTGGCCGCCGAGATCCGGCTGAACGTCGTCTTCACCTCGGCCAGCGAATCCTTCGGCGCCCGGTCCAGATTGACCCGGTAGTCGAGGGCACCGGCGCACGGGTTCCAGCGGGCGATCAACGCAGTGCCGTGCGACTGGCTCATGAAGGCGTAGGCCTTGGCGCTTCCGGCGGCCGCCAGGGCCACCCCGGGCTGAGCCGCCACCAGCGTCGACACCGCGGCGAGCAGGAGCAGTACGCGCTTCATTCGGGGGTCCGATCGATCGAAGGGAGGCCCCATTCTGTGATCGGCTCAGGTGCCGTCCCGGGTGGCCGCCGATTGCCGTCCGGTTGCCACCGCGGTCAGCTCCGGACGTACCGCTGCGCGGGCTTCTTCTGCTGGTAGAGGCGGGCGTCCGCGACCGCGTAGAGCCCGTCGAAGTCCTCGCCGTCGGCGTCGAGAACCGCCACACCGATGCTCGCCCCGGTTCGCGCGCCGAGCACCGTCCGCAGGTTGTCGGCCACGTCGAACGCGTCGCCGTCGGTCAGCAGCACCACGAACTCGTCGCCGCCGAGCCGGCCCACGATGTCGTGCGGATGCACCTCGGACCGCAACGTCATCGCCACCCACTTCAGCAGCTCGTCCCCGGCGGCATGCCCCTGGGCGTCGTTGAGCAGCTTGAACCCGTCCAGGTCGAGCACCAGCAGCGCGGCACCCCGGCCGGTCCGCCGGCTGTCCGCGACCTCGGCCGCGAAACGCTCCGCGAAACCACGCCGGTTCAGCACGTCGGTCAGCACGTCCACCCGCGACAGACGGGTCAGCATCCGGCGCTGGCGGGCCGCCGACCGGCCCTGCAACGCGCACGCCGTCGCCGCGGCCGCCGTACCCAGCATCTGCACCGTCAGATACCAGCCGGACGCATCGCCGACCCGCAGCCCGACCAGCAGATAGAGACCACCGGCGGCCAGCGCCAGCGGCCCGGCCACCTCCGGCCGCATCCCCAGCATCAGCAGCGGGATCGAGATCAGCACCCCGACACCCAGCGGCTGGTCCACCCCACCGTCCAGAGTGGCGATCGCCGCGCAGCTCACGAACGCGCTGAACGCGAACGCCAGCATCAACGGCCGGGCCAGCCGCGACCGGCTCAACCAGTCGGCGCCCAGCACCACCGCGAGACCCGTACCGAAACCCCACAGCGACAACGCCACCATGCCGGCCCGGTGCACGTGATCGTTGGCCACCAGCATGACGTAGACCAACGCCACCACGGTCTGGGTGATCGACATCCAGCCCGGGTCGGCGATCGAGTGCCGCCGCCGCTCCCGCGCCTCCACCGCCGCCATCGGACCGGACGGCCGGACCCCGTCCCGCGCCCCGGCCACCGCCTCCGCGCTCGGCGCGCGCCGCACCCGGGCCGCCTTGTCCCGATACAACCGCTGGTCGGCGACGAGCAACAGGCCCGCCAGATCGCGCGCGTCATCCGGGAACGTCGCCGAACCCAGACTGGCCGGCGAACACACCCGCAACCGCTCCCGCAGCCGCTCGACCACACCCTCGGCGTCCGCCGCGTCGGTGCCCGGCAGCAGCATCGCGAACTCGTCGCCGCCCTGCCGCCCCACCGCGTCGTGCGTCCGCAGGTCGGCCCGCAGCTCCTGACCGGTCCAGGCCAGCAGCTCGTCACCGGCCCGGTGGCCGAGCGTGTCGTTGACCTCTTTGAAATGGTCCAGGTCCAGCAGCACCAGCGTCACCGGCTTGCCGCCCCGCTCGGCGTCGGCCAGCTCGGCCGCCATCCGCTCGTCGAACCCGCGCCGGTTAAGGCAGCCGGTCAACGGGTCGGTGCGCGAACTGTCCGCCAGGCGCCGCCGCAGCGACGCCAGCACCGCCGAATGACGCAGGCAGAGAAACGCGACGCAGGCGAACGCGAGGCCATGGACCAGCGGATATCCGGCCGGCGGCGGGTCACCCAAGACCATGACCGAGGTGTACGCGGAAAGCCCCAACCCGGCCGTCACAAGGAACGCCCGGGGCGGCGTGACGATCGCCAGCAGCACCACCGACAGGGGGATGAACGTGCCGAGCGGCCCGGCCACCCCACTGTCCAGGATGCCCAGAGCCGCCGACCCGGCCATGTTGACCGCGGCCGCGCTGAGCTGGATCCAGATCCACCACCTGGTGCGCGCGATCCGTCCCGCGGCCACCCAGCCGAGCATCGCGAAAGCCACCATCACCGCTGTGACCAGCAGCATCGGCAACCGATAGGGGTCGTCCCAGGTGCCGATCGAATACGCCATCCCCAGCACCGCGGGCACCGCGCCGTACGCGGCCGAAGCTCGCAACGACTGGCGGCGCGACCGCTGGACCGTACCGAGGGAATGGCGCTTCACGACACGGCACCTCCCTGGCTGAGCTGGACCCCGCACTCATCGGCGAAGCCACACCGCCCTTGAGGTTTTCCCGGACGCACCCCCGCCCGCGGCAGGGGGAATCACCCGGCCGCACATCGAATCACCCGCACGAGACCGTCCGTTTCCGGACGTTTCCCCCCAGACTGGGTAAGACCGAACACGACAGCGGCAACGATCGTTGAAGGAACCATGCCCGGCAGCGACAGCCGTCGTTGAAGAACGCAGCGACAGCCGTCGTTCCGGATGCGCCGCCACCGGCGCCCGCAGGCCGCAGCGGCATCCGTCGCTGGAAGGACCACGCCCGGCAACAGCGGCCGTCGCAGGCGGGCCGAGCACGGCAGGGGGACCGTCGCATGGAGAGCCGGCTCCGCCTCGCGGGCCACGGGATGCAGCCGTTGCTGTTGATGTTCCCGCTCGGCCTGTTCTGGATGGCCTTCGTCCTCGACCTGGCCGTCCTGATGGGCGCGCCGTCGCTGCTGGGCACGGTCGCCTTCTGGAACCTGGTGGCCGGTCTGGGCGGCGGACTGCTGGCCACCGCGGCCGCGATCACCGACGCGGTGGTGGCGACCGGCCCGGCCGGCGTCCGGATCTTCGTCCTGGCCCTGCTCCTGGACGTGGGCGTCCTGATCATCTACGCCGTCCTGACCTTGACAAGAGTCCGCGACCCACACCGAACCGCCTCCGCTCCCCTACTCACCCTCGAACTGCTCGGCCTGGTGGCCGCCGCGTTCACCGCGTGGTTCAGTGGCCGTTTCGCCGCCCCGGGCGCCCCGGTGTCCGACCGCCGAACGACAGGCGGCCGACGCCACACACCACCCCCGGCGACCGCCACCCTGAACCAGCTACTCACCCACCCACCCGATCGCCACCCTCGCCGCCAGGCACCGCACGCCGCCCCACCCCCGTCACGGCCCGGCCCAGCACAGCACCCGGCCGCCGCTCCCCCTACCGCAGCCGCTCCAGCACCCTCCCTCTACCGCGCACCCACCACCGCGTCCCCTCCCCCACCCCGCCGCTCACCCGCCGCCTCCCCCTCACCCGCGCCCCGGCGCTCGCCCGAGATCCCGCCCAAGCGGCAGCGCCCCGCCGCGCCGTCCCGCCGCCCGACCGAAACTCCACCGCGACCTCGGACAGCCTCCTTCCCGCGCGACGCCGAGAAGCCGCGTGCACCCGGATCTGGACGCACAGCGGTGGAAGACGCCCAGCCGACGGCCCGCACCGTCCCAGGCCCGCCGAGGCAACGATGACGGTCCGGGCTGACCGGCCCGGTGTCTCGGCTCTTCTCGGGATCAGCCATGCCGCGGACGCTACCCGGGGGCTGTGACATTTCCGGACCGCGCGGCAACGTCGGAGCTACGGCTGGGCCGGGCGGGTGGCGTCGAGCATCCGGGTGGCGATGTGCCGGGCGGCGGTGCGGATCTCCGGGCCGCCCAGGATCCGGTACGGGACCGGGATCGCGGTGAGCTGGCGGGCGTACCAGTAGGGGGCGCTCGTGGTGCCGGTCAGCAGGGTGGTCCCGGGTCGAGGGCCGGGCGCCAGCGTGCCGAGGGCGGTGCCGGCGGATTCGGCGACCTCGGCGGGTGTGGCTTCGATCAGGATCTCGGCGTGGTACTCCCAGCCGGTGGCCAGGTGCTCGTCGAGGACCGCGATCGGGTCCAGGTCGGCGGGTGGCACGAACGTCTCGGGGAGGATGTCGGCCCGGGTGACCCGATCGATCCGGTAGGCGCGACGGGCGGCGGGGCGGTGCGCGTGGCAGAGCAGATACCACCGGCCGTGCCGGACCACGATCGCCCACGGGTCCGCGTCGGTCGTGGAGTCGTTGCCTGCTTCTGAGCGGTAGCTCACCCGTACCACCTGGTTATGGGCGCAAGCCTGCACCAACCGGGACGTGATCTCGGGGTCGGGTCGCGCGGCCGCGCGGTCGGGTGCGGGCGCCGCGGTGCGGCGGACCGCCTCGACCTGCGCGCCGAGCGCCTCGGGAAGAACTCGGACGATCTTGCCGAGGGCGCTGCCGACCGGATTCGTGGTGTCCCCGGCCGCGTGGTGGCCGTCGAGGACCGCCATCACCAGACCCAGTGCCTCGGCCTGCGTGAAGATCAGCGGCGCGGGGCGGGCGCCGCGGCCGACGCGGTAGCCGCCATACGGGCCGCGGACCGATTCGATCGGGATGCCCGCTTCGCGAAGGATGGCGATGTAGCGGCGGGCGGCCCGTTCGGAGATGCCGCCGAGGCGCTCGGCGAGCCGGTCGGCGGTGATGCCGGGGCTACCCTGCACGGCTTCGAACGCCATCAGCGCCCGCGCGGTCGGGCTCTCCACGATCCAGTCCCCCTGCCGGAACCCCGAACCCGTCGGAAATCTCGAATCCGGACGCCTATCGTCCGGAACCGAGGTTAGCGTGCGGGCATGATTCCGATGGGACCGCCCGCGGCGGGCACAGAGGTGGAGACGCTGGTCGGTTCGCTGGAGCGGCAGCGGCGCATCTTCGCCTGGAAGGCCGGCGGGCTCGACTCCGAAGGTCTGAACGCTACCGTCGCGGCCAGCACGATCACGCTCGGCGGCCTGCTCAAACACTTGGCGCTCTGTGAGGACCTGTACTTCTCGATCCGGCTCGGCCGGCAACCGGCGGCGCTGTGGCGGAACGTCGACTGGGACGACGAGACCGACTGGGAGTGGCGCAGCGCGGCCGGTGACAGCCCGGAGTTCCTCTACAAGCTGTGGCAGGAGTGCGTGGACCGGTCCCGCGCCAACATCGCCGAGGCGATCGGCGCCGGCGGGCTGGACACGCCGGCCGACTTCACCTGGCCCGACGGGCGTACGCCGAGCCTGCGCCGCATGATGATCGACATGATCGAGGAGTATGCCCGGCACGCCGGTCACGCCGACCTGATCCGGGAGTCGGTCGACGGCCTGACCGGCGAGGATCCGCCGGAGTAGGTCAGCCGACGGGGATCTCGAAGATCATGCAGCTGGAGGTGGCGTGCGCGATCAGCCGGCCGGCCGAGTCGGTGATCCGGGCCTCGGCGAGCGCGGTCCGCCGGCCGCGCTGCAGGACGCCACCGGTGCAGGTGAGCCGGCCCGAGGCGATGGTGGCCGGGCGTAGGAACTTCACGTTGAGGTCCATGCTCGTGTAGCCGACCCCGGCCGGCAGCGTGCTGTGCACCGAGCAGGCGGCCGCGGTGTCGAGCAGGGTGGACAGGACTCCACCGTGCACGGTGCCGAGCGGGTTGTAGTGGAACTCCTGCGGGTCGAGCTCGATGGTGACGCTGCCCTCCTCGACCCGCATGCCGACGATGTCGATCAGGTGCATGATCGGCGGTGCCGGGAAGTCACCGGCGGACATCGCCTGGAGGAGCTCCAGCCCGCCGCGTCGGCCGATCTGGCTCGCGTGCTCGGCCGGGTCGGTCCAGCCGAACGTCCGGGTACGCATGTCTTCCTGGGTCTGCGTCATGGATGCAGGCTTGCAGAGACTTGATGAGTCTGTCAACGAGACTTAGCCTTCCTCACATGGCCACTCCCCCCGCCCTGAACTGGTCCGTCGACAACTGCACGATCGAACGCGCGATGGGCGTCCTCGGTGAGAAGTGGTCGCTCGTCGTGCTGCGTGAGGTGTTCTCCGGCATCCGACGTTTCGACGACATGCGGATCCGCACCCACATCCCCCGGCAGGTGCTCACCAACCGGCTGAACAACCTGGTGGAGCACGGGGTGCTGCGCCGCGAGCCGTACCGCGAACCGGGCTCCCGGGTCCGCCACGAGTACCGACTCACCGACAAGGGCTTCGATCTCTACCCGGTGATGATCGCGCTGGCCGAGTGGGGCAACCGCTACCTGGCCGACGCCGAGGGGCCGCCCATCCAGTACGCCCACCGGGACTGCGGTGCCGAGTTGCACCTGGCCGTCACCTGCACGGACGGCCACCTGATCGAGAAGCAGCGGGAGATCCAGCCGCGCCCCGGCCCGGGCACTCGGCCGCGGACTTCTCCGGCGGGGGCGGACCCCGCCGGAGACGGCGGACGGCGCAGCGCGAGGAGTGAGCGAGTGAGACGCGTTCCTCCGGCGGGAGTGGACAGCCCATCACGGCCCCGACCAGCTCACCGTCCACGTAGCCGAGTGCGGCCTGGAAGCCGGGCGCCTCGGCGGTCCAACGCAGACGGTCCTCAACCGACGGTTCGCTGTGGTCGGTCAGATGTAGATCGACGGCGTGGACCCGTCGCCCTATTGATCAGAGGGCCATTCACCTTGGCAAATCCGCCTGCTCCCGCTCCCATCGGCGGTGGGCGCCGAGTACCCGCGGCCACAGAACGGCCCGATCCGGACCCGGCAGAACGATGCCGAAGATGTCGGCCAGCGCAGTGAAATAGGTGATTTCCGTCAGCAGTACGGTCCGCGAGGGAACAGCGCCGATCCGGGTCAGGGTCAGCCCGCGCAACACGTCGGCACCGGTCGCGTCCCGGCGCGCGACCACCGCCACCCGGACGAAACTCGACTCCGGCGAAGTGGTCAACTCCTGGTGCTTGTCCCGGAAGTCCGACATGCGAGCGGGTGCGGACCGGAAGTCCATCCCGCTGAAGCTCCCCTGCGGGTCATGGTCGAACCGCCACCCGCCCGGCTCGACCACTGACGCGCGGAGCCCGTACCGAAAAGGCCCATCCTGATATCGACCCGCGACAAGCGGAAGCGGACCGTGCAGGCCGTCGCCCATGCCGAGATCGACCAGCCAGTCGCCCTCGGGCGACTCGGCCGACGGCAGACCGGAAACCGTGACCACCAGGTGGTTCCCGGTGATCTCGGGCGCCGGATCGGCGTTGCCCTGCACGCCGCCGACATGCCGCCGGACCTGGTATCCGAGCGTCCGCAGCAGCGCCGAGAACGCGCCGTTCAGATGGAAGCAGTAACCGCCACGACCGGAAATGATCCGCCGCGCCGACTCGGTCGGGCAGACCGTGGTCGGCCGGTCCAGGTGGATCTCCAGACACTCGTAGGGCACCCGCTCGGCATGCGCCCGGTGCAGCGCCCGCAACGCCTGGACGGACGGCTCGTGACCAGCCAGTTCGGGCAGGCCGAGACGGGCGAGATAACCGGGTACGTCGATGGTGTCGGGCATGCGCACACGCTAGCCGCATACGATCCACGGGTGACGATCAGCGACACCCGGTCCCGGCGGCCGGTCATCACCGTTCTGGTCGTCTGCCAGAGCAGCATCGGCCTGATCTTCGGTGGGATCGGGCTGTTCCTGCCGCTCATCCGCACCGATCTGGGCCTCAGCTTCACCCAGGCCGGCACACTCGCGGCGGCGAGCAATCTCACCTACGCGCTGATGCAGGTCCCGTCCGGCTACCTCGCCGACCGGTTCACCCCACGGCGGCTGTTCATGATCGGGCTGCTCGGCATGAACCTGCTGGCGATGCTGTTCGCGGTGCTCGACTCGTACCCCCTGCTCCTGCTCGATCAGGCGCTCGCCGGGTTCTTCCGCGCCCTGGTCTTCACGCCCGGCATGCTTCTGATGACCAGGCTGTTCCCGCCGGGCCGGCGGGCCACCGCCATGGGCCTCTACGTGGTCGGCGGCTTCTCGTCGAACATCCTGCTCAGCGCCATCGGGCCACTGCTGGTCGGCCCGCTCGGGTGGCGGACGCTGTTCCTGCTGTTCGCCGGTTTCGGCTTGCTGTCGCTGGTCCTCTACCGGTTCCTGGCCGGTCCGGCGCCGCTTCGCAAGGCCTCCTCAACGGTACGGTTCACCGAACTGCCCCACCTCGTCCGACAGAGGATCGTGCAGCTCACCGGGGTGATCCAGTTCACCCGACTGGCCGTCGCCCAGGGCTTCACGTTCTGGCTGCCGACCTATCTGGTCGTCGACCGCGGGCAGTCCCTGGCCACCGCCGGTCTCGTGGCGGCGGTGGCGGCCGCGATCAGCGCGCCGGTCAACTACCTCGGCGGGTACCTGTCCGATCGCCTCAACCGTCCGCTGCTGGTCATCGGAGGATCCCTCACCCTTCTGACCCTCGGGCTGACCCTGCTCACCTACGTACCGGGCATGCTCGGGGTGCTCGGGGTGGTGGCGCTGATCTCGCTCGCCATCCAGGTCTACTTCGGGCCGCTGTTCGCCCTCCCACTCCAGGTCCTCGGTGACCGCAACGCCGGCCTGATCAGCGGTTTCGGTAACTTCTGCGCCAATCTCGGAAGCTTCGCCCTGGTGTACGCCCTGGGCGCGGTCAAGGACGCGACGGGTTCGTTCCGGGCCGGTTTCCTCAGCCTGGCCGCCCTGTGCCTGGTGGCCCTGCTGGCCACCTACGCGACGCGGCCGCTGCTGCGCGCACCGGCCGCACCCCGCTGACCCCGATCGCGTGCGGCCGCCGACGCGATGCGGATGGGAGCGCTCCAAGTTACCCTTGCGGCGGGACGCTGACCGAAGGACGGACACCCATGCTGATGGCCCTGCTGCTCGATGCCGCCAACATCATCGGCGGCCTGCTGCTCGCCATTCCCCTGCTCGGCCGCTTTCCGGTGATCGCCCGGCTGACCGCCCGGATCGCCCCGTGGCGCTGGCTGGTCGGCATCGTCGCGCTGGTGGCCGGTGGCTACTTCCTGATCGTCCACCTGATCTCCGGCCCGCACCTGTTCCACTTCGAGGTCGTCGGCATCGCGGTCGGCGTCATCCTCGCCTGGGAGCGTCTCACCGGCCGCCGCCCGCTCGTCCCGGTCCCGGCCGCCACCGCCTCCGGAGCCGCCTCCGCCGGTGCCGGGTCCCCCGAGCCGGCGGCCGCCCCCGCTCCGAGCCCCGCCGAACTCGCCGGCCCCGCCCTGCTGGTGGCCGTCTTCGGCATCATCGCGATCGTCGTCGGCCTCCAGGGCCTCTTCACCCCGAACTGACAGCGCCACCGGCCGTACCCGATCAGGGTGTGGGAAAAGGGTGACGCAACGGGTTGTAGGTGTCGCGGTAGGAGCGCGGGCCGATCAGCGGCAGCAGCGCGTGGCGTAGCCACGCGGGGAGGGCCGCGGCGCGGGAGAAGCGGTCGGTGGCGGCCTGGACGTGGGCGACGCGGTCGCGGCGGAGGCGTTCATAGCAGGCTCCGGCATCATCCCAGTCGGTGGTGGCGAGGAGATCGGCCAGGACCAGGCCGTCCTCCACGGCGAGGGCGGCGCCCTGCGCCCAGACCGGGGCGGTGGCGTGTGCGGCGTCGCCGACGAGGACGCAGCGTCCGGCGGACCAGCACCTCGTACGAACCTCCTCGACAGGTGAGTGGTAGAGGTCGGTCATGCCGTCGAGAACGCGCCGGACAGGTGCCGGATAGTCCCGAAAGGACGTCCGTAACCAATCGGGGTCGGCGCTGACCGGTCCACCGCCGGTCGCCGAGGCGTACCCGTAGACCTGCTGATCGTCGACCGGGATCAGCAGGAACGCGCCACCCGGCCCGGTCCACAGCGTCCAGCAGTCGACACCCGGGTTCGGCGCCATGAAACGCCAGCTGGCGGGACTGAGGAGAGCTTCTCGGGTGGCGCCGGCCCCGATCGCGGTGGCGCGGACCACCGAGCGCACCCCGTCCGCCCCGACGACGAACCCGAACCGTTGCCCGGTGTCGTCGCCGAACTCGACATCCGCACCACCGGCGATCGGCTGCACTCTGGTGACCGGAAGCGATCGTCGGATTGTGGCGTCCAGGCCGTCCGTCAGCAGGGCCAGCAGATCGGCCCGGCGCACACACCGGGGCCGAGCCTCCGGGCCCCAGAAGGCGTCCTCGTCGACCTGGAAGAGGAGCCGGTCGCGGCTGGAACGGTATTCGCGACGCCCGGTCGGACGGCCGATCTTGTGGAGGCCGTCGGTGAGGCCGAGCACCGCGAACGCGGCGACCGCGTTGCCCGGCAGGTTGATCCCGAGGCCGCCGCCGTCACCGTCGCCACGTTCGGCGACGGTGACCGGTACGTCCCGGCGGCGCAGCGCCCGCGCCGTGGCGAGGCCCGCGATGCCACCACCCACCACAAGTACGTCCATGACGATCCAGGTTCCCCTCAATCGACCGTCATGAGAACGTACTGGCGAGAATTGGACAGTCAGCAGCGAATCTTCAGATCCACCCAGACCAGACGGTGATCGGATGTCGGGTAGCCGCCGACCGCCGACCAGGCCGGGCTGTATACCCCACTGAGCCGGGACAGCGGGTCGGCCTGGACGGGCCAGAACACGCCGGCGTCGCGGACCTGAAGGCCGACACGCGGCAGTACGTAGTCGGCACGCAGGTTACCGGGGGCGGTGTCGGCGAAGTCGGCGGTGTCGTACGCCGGGTTCCCGGTGTGGGTGAGGTTGGCGCCGCCCTGAAGGGTCGTCGCCTCCGGGCCGCCGGCGCTGTCCGGGGTGACCCGGGTGCTCATCAGCGGATGGCCCAGGAGCTGCTCGACGGCGCCGCCGGTGGAGTCGCCGTCGTTCGGGTCGGCGTTCTGGTCACCGGCGATCACGAACTGCTCGCCGGTCCGGAGGCCACCTCGCCGCCC of the Actinoplanes sichuanensis genome contains:
- a CDS encoding DUF2231 domain-containing protein, whose protein sequence is MESRLRLAGHGMQPLLLMFPLGLFWMAFVLDLAVLMGAPSLLGTVAFWNLVAGLGGGLLATAAAITDAVVATGPAGVRIFVLALLLDVGVLIIYAVLTLTRVRDPHRTASAPLLTLELLGLVAAAFTAWFSGRFAAPGAPVSDRRTTGGRRHTPPPATATLNQLLTHPPDRHPRRQAPHAAPPPSRPGPAQHPAAAPPTAAAPAPSLYRAPTTASPPPPRRSPAASPSPAPRRSPEIPPKRQRPAAPSRRPTETPPRPRTASFPRDAEKPRAPGSGRTAVEDAQPTARTVPGPPRQR
- a CDS encoding GGDEF domain-containing protein, translated to MKRHSLGTVQRSRRQSLRASAAYGAVPAVLGMAYSIGTWDDPYRLPMLLVTAVMVAFAMLGWVAAGRIARTRWWIWIQLSAAAVNMAGSAALGILDSGVAGPLGTFIPLSVVLLAIVTPPRAFLVTAGLGLSAYTSVMVLGDPPPAGYPLVHGLAFACVAFLCLRHSAVLASLRRRLADSSRTDPLTGCLNRRGFDERMAAELADAERGGKPVTLVLLDLDHFKEVNDTLGHRAGDELLAWTGQELRADLRTHDAVGRQGGDEFAMLLPGTDAADAEGVVERLRERLRVCSPASLGSATFPDDARDLAGLLLVADQRLYRDKAARVRRAPSAEAVAGARDGVRPSGPMAAVEARERRRHSIADPGWMSITQTVVALVYVMLVANDHVHRAGMVALSLWGFGTGLAVVLGADWLSRSRLARPLMLAFAFSAFVSCAAIATLDGGVDQPLGVGVLISIPLLMLGMRPEVAGPLALAAGGLYLLVGLRVGDASGWYLTVQMLGTAAAATACALQGRSAARQRRMLTRLSRVDVLTDVLNRRGFAERFAAEVADSRRTGRGAALLVLDLDGFKLLNDAQGHAAGDELLKWVAMTLRSEVHPHDIVGRLGGDEFVVLLTDGDAFDVADNLRTVLGARTGASIGVAVLDADGEDFDGLYAVADARLYQQKKPAQRYVRS
- a CDS encoding cellulase family glycosylhydrolase, which produces MRAFFLALLLVIAGIVAPAQPAVAAVPTDAHGREIVLRGFNVSGSTKLYENGLLPFRSTADAATAAAQMRELTGANAIRFLISWEGVQPARDRIDTAYLDRAADQIRQFTDRGIRVLLDWHQDLYSSHLFDPDSWYTGDGAPKWVIEAGTYPDESCGICLLWGQNMMNNGAVRAAMYDFWRNRYGVQDAYLTQARAALTHLRSRVDYSMMLGVDPFNEPFDGGLDGASGTTWETTYLLPFYQRFRAVMDATGWSSLPLYAEPLVFWNTGFFEQGGLGTAGRLGSRYVFNSHYYDGGRMTLDPSAAGDGTYNSAMNRIRDRATALGTTAFVSEFGNAMSGTSSSSRTPWMVRSMYQSLDSRVSGGSYWNSAANSGQVLSSTQWHWDVYNGRHNELMNFNPDKVQTAGDAWNGEDHSVIANGALRLDRRVLDRLFPSAVSGTTIGFAYEDLARDGFAGAGRQQAWLTVPSRLPAIAGLVAGRQYGVLVWREPAAPLGAPTEVHLPGSFPSARTVVVSDLGVVSGVPATGPVAVTTEVGATTARRLLLDATGSAAGKVHVALVVNASDVASVPAATLTAARTELLNWAAGL
- a CDS encoding matrixin family metalloprotease; the encoded protein is MKRVLLLLAAVSTLVAAQPGVALAAAGSAKAYAFMSQSHGTALIARWNPCAGALDYRVNLDRAPKDSLAEVKTTFSRISAATGLTFRYAGTTDVIPQAKSGYKGAYPAGTEIVIAWATPGKHSKWLPSGTRVLGMGGGSWQTAYAADGSDALMMLTGAVVLNASSVKSLDRGFGASGHGTTGAVLMHEIGHAIGLAHPEQNDQNQIMYHTITAKKAVWGAGDLTGLRKLGKSAGCLYTQRPA